The genomic interval CTCGGTGTACTCCCAGAACTGGGAGGCCCACATCTGGTGTTGCCCGACGCCGGTACAGACGATGGTGTCGTCCGGCGTCAGGTCGCTGAACGTCTCGACGACGTACTGGGGCTTCAGCGGCTCGTCGTCGGGCGTTTCGTAGGTCATCGGGTACTCCGACTTCCAGGTCTGGCACTGCTCGCGCCACTCGTCCACGTCGGGGACCCGCGGCATCGCGTCGAACAGCTGGCGCAGGACCTTCCGCGCGTCGCCGATGAGCGGATACTCCGCGAAGATGTTCTTCGATATCTCGGCGGGGTCGATGTCGACGTGGATGACCTCGGCGTCCGGGGCAAAGGAGTCGACGCCGCCGGTCAGGCGGTCGTCGAAGCGGGTCCCGATTGCCAGCAGGCAATCCGTGTTCGAGATGGCCATGTTGGCGTAACCGGTGCCGTGCATCCCGGCCCATTCCAGCGAGAGCTCGTGGTCCTCCGGGAAGGAGCCGATACCGGGCATCGTCGTGATGACCGGGATCTCGTACTCGATGGCGAACTCCCGCAGCGCCGACGAGGCGTCGGCCTTGATGACGCCGCCACCGGAGAGGATGACCGGCCGGTCCGCGGCCGCGAGCGCCTCGGCGGCTTCCTGAACGGCCGCGTCGTCGGCCTCTTCCTGCACGTCGTAGGTGTCCGGCGTCTTCGGTGCGGCGGGCTCGATGTCGGTCTCGCCCTGCGTGACGTCTTTCGGGAGGTCGACGAGCGTCGGCCCCTGTCGGCCGGCGTCGGCGAGGGCGAAGGCCTCGCTGACGTTGTCACCGACGGTGTCCGAGTCCGCGGCGAAGTAGCTCTCCTTGGTGACCGGCTGGGTGATGCCGACGGTGTCGGTCTCCTGGAAGGCGTCGTTGCCGACGAACTCCGTCGGGACCTGACCCGTCAGCGCTATCATCGGGTCCGAGTCCATGTTGGCGTCGGCGATGCCGGTCACGAGGTTCGTCGCGCCCGGCCCCGAGGTAGCGAAACAGACGCCGGGGTCGCCGGTGACGATGCCGTAGGCGTCGGCGGCGTGTGAGGCCCCCTGCTCGTGGGCCATCGTCACGTGGTTGATATCGGAGTCGTACAGCGCGTCGTAGACGGGCATGATAGCGCCGCCCTGAACGCCGAAAATGTACTCCGCGCCGGCGTTTTCGAGCGCGCGGACGACGGACTGGGCGCCGGTGGTGACCGGCGCCTGGTCGCTCGTCTCCGTCTGTTCGTCGCCCTCCTCGTCGGCGGGGACTGATGCGCGTTCGCTCATCTCTCCCCTCCGCTGGTGGTCGGTCGATACGGTCGTCGTGTGTGTGGTGTGTGCATGACTGGAGTTGGTCGTGAATGGTCGGTGAACGGTACGGGTCGGGACGAAGGTGGATAGTGTGGGGCTAGACGGCCCCTACAATACCCAGGTCGCGAAGAAGGAGCGCGTCGCTGGCGGCCGGTCGAGCCCCACTGCCAGTGCGCGCTGTCATCACGTGGATTCTTCCACGTTGCTGGATAATAAACGTTCTGTGATAGACGCTGGCGAACGGGGCCGTTCCCGCCGCGCGAGACTGCGCACGGCTGGTGGCGAGTCGTCGCGACCGAAGCCGGCGTCATCGGCCTACGCCCGGACCTCCTCGCTCTCCTCGTCGACGCCGACCTCCTGAGCGAACCGCTCCAGTTCGCTCATCGTGACCTGCTGTTTCTCCGCGCCGAACTCCTTGACGCGGCGGGTCACTTCGCGGACTTCGGCGTCCGTCGGGGCGTACCCCGAATCGACCAGACGCTCCCGCACCGAGTGTGCGCCGGTGTGTTTGCCCAGCACGAGCTCGCGCTCGGCGCCGACCATCTCGGGGGTCATGACGCCGGGCTCGAACGTGTCGGAGTTCTCGATGACGCCCGCGGCGTGGATGCCGCTCTCGTGGGAGAAGGCGTTGCGCCCGACGATGGGCTTGTTCGCCGGGACCGGGATGTCGGATTTCTCCTCGACCAGTCGCGACAGCTCCGTGATACGGGTCGTGTCGATACCCGTGTTCACGTCGTACAGCGCCTCCAGCGCCATCACGACCTCTTCGTAGGCCGCGTTGCCCGCCCGCTCGCCGATGCCGTTGACCGACACCTGGGCCTGGCTCGCGCCGGCCTCGAACCCGGAGACGGCGTTCGCCGAAGCGAACCCGAAGTCGTCGTGGGTGTGGACGTCGATTCTCGCGTCCGTGTGCGAGTCGACGATTTCGATGAGGTCGTAGAACCGACGCGGCGTCGCGACCCCGCAGGTGTCGGGGATGTTGATCCAATCGGCGCCCGCGTCCGATGTCGCCTCGATGACTTCGATGAGGAAGTCCTCCGACGTTCGGGTGGCGTCCATCGGCGAGAACATGCACTCGGCGCCCGCCTCCGTGATGCGCTCTACCGACTCGACGGCCGAGTCGAGCGCCTCTTGGCGGGTCGCGTGCATGGAGTCTTGTAACTGTACGTCGGACGTCGAGACGAAGGTGTGGACCATGTCCACACCCGAATCCAGGGCTGCCTCGATATCCTTCTCGACCACACGCGCCAGTCCGCACGTCGTCACGTGGGTGGACTCGGCGATGTCGCGGACCGCCTCGAACTCCGCGTCGGAGTTGACGGGGAACCCGGCCTCGATGACGTGGGTCCCCATCTCGTCGAGTACGGCCGCTATCTCGCGTTTGTCCTCGTAGTTGAACGACGTGCGTGGCGACTGCTCACCGTCGCGCAGTGTGGTGTCGAAAATACGTGCGTCTGTTATCTCAGACGTGGAATCCAGTGTGCCCTGGAAGAACTCGATCCGCCGGGGATCCCGACGTGCCCTCATTGTTGGACATAAGCAGGTGATACTGGTCACTTCCGGTACTTATAGTTGTTCATCGGCACGGCGTGGCGGCAGCGACCCGTGACAAGGCGATACAGCGCTGGGCCCCGGAGTGTGGACGATTCGTCGGGCGCTGTTCGGGAGACACACCCCACGTTTCCGACGTTTGGGGCTATCCGTAGCCGGCCCTACGTTTGCGCTGGTCTCGGATATCTGTAGCCCACCCCACGTTTCCGACGTTGCGAACAGGTCGCACACCCACCCCACGTTTCCGTCGTAGTTCCCAGTGCCCCGTGGGGCTACTCAATGGTCCCGATGCTGGGTAGGGTTACTCCGTGGACCACTCCTGCATGCGAGTGTCTTCGAGGATAGTCTCCCGGACGATATGTGCGTCCTCGATGAGACGGTTCTGCAGATGGATGCCACCCGCGCTGCCCTTGTTGATCTTCTCGATTTCGACGATACCGAGAAACGCCTGCTCTTTCAGCAGATCACGGAACCGGCGGACCGACAGAATATCTAGCTCGACGTGTGCACAGATGCGCTCGTACTGGTCGTACACCTGGCTCGTCAGGAACGAGTCCTCGGCGGAGTTGAGGCTGAGTTCGGTCAGTGCCAGCAGCGCGGTCTTCGCCTGTGTCGGCGACCCGCTGACGAGCTCCCGGAACCGGTCCTTCTCGGCGTGTTGCTGTGCCTGTCGGACGTGCGCTTCACGGACAGTATCGGCGTCACTCTCACTCGCGACCTCACCAGCGTGACGGAGGATATCGATCGCCTTCCGAGCGTCGCCGTGTTCCTGGGCGGCAAACGCGGCAGCCAGCGGGATGACGTCGTCCGTCAACACGTCGTCTTGAAACGCGTCCGTCCGATTGTGCATGATTTCGCGGAGCTGGTTCGCATCGTAGGGTTTGAAGAAGAGCTCCTTGTGCTGAAAGCTGCTTTTGACCCGCTCGTTGAGCTGGTCGATGTACTGGACTTTGTTGCTGATAGCGATGATGCCGATGCTACACGTTATCTTTCCGGCTTCTTCCGCACGGGAGAGCTTCATCAGCAGACTGTCTTCGTCCATCAGGTCGATCTCGTCGAGGATGACGATGACCGAATCGAACCGCATGTCCAGAATCCGCCAGAGCAGTTTGTAGTACTTCGAGGTACTGAGACCGGTGTGTGGCACCGCGATATCCGTGACGCCCTCGTCGTTCAGTTTCATCGCGAGCGACGAGACGACCTGTGTTTCCGTCGTGTCCTCGGCGCAGTCGATATACGCCGTTCCGATATCCACGTCGTCGCCGGCAGCGTTCTTCGCTCGCTGACAGAGGTGTCTCGAAACGAGTGACTTCCCCGCACCCGTCTTTCCGTAGATCATCACGTTCTCGGGGGAGTAGCCGTGAACGGCCCCGTTCAAGCGCTTTGCCAGCTTCGAGATCTCCTCGTCGCGCCCGACGATACGGTCCGCCTCCGGGACGTGCCCGATTTTCAGGAGGTCTTTGTTCTTGAAAATCCGGTGTCCGGAGGTAAAGAGCGGGTCGTCGATAGGGCCTGACGAGGAATCGGATGTCATCTAGCGTCGAGACGTGTGGGAACAGGGGACATAAAACCCGCGGATTTCAAGTCACCGTCTTTCCGACGTTAGAGTCGATATTACGGGCCCCAAAAGGCGTGAAATCCTAATATACTTATTCTTATACTTTTGCCGTGTTTCCGACGTAGCTGGCCGGAAACACGGTACCGCGATACGATGCCGACCCGTCGGAGAGAGATGGCGCACCCCACGTTTCCGACGTATTTTTCCCCTCCCTGTCGGCTCACAGCTCGGTGACTACTCCACGGGCGGACTCCACGTGAGTATCTCCCCGTTCCCTCTGTCTCTACGTCGGAAACGTGGGGTGGGTGGCTGCGGGTATCCCCACAGCGTCCCTCTCGACGGTACTGCATCGCGCACGCCAGGCGTCAGACGCGGGGAGCAGATTTTTGCTGGTCGCACGCGTGCGTATCCACCATGAGTGATTTCGAGGGGCTGGACCTGCAGGCGGTCGAGGACCAGATGGCGGCCGACGAGGAGACCGGCGGGAGCCACCGGGTCGTCCTCGGGGTACTGGACGGAACGACCGACGACGCGGAGTGGGTCGAGGCCATCGAGGAGGGCGCCGTCCTCGTGTTGAACGTCGACGGCGACATGAACGCGCTCGCCTCGGGCTTTGCGCGGCCGGTGAAAGACGCCGGCGGCGACCTGATGCACTTCCGGGGCTTTCTCATCGTCACCCCCGCGGGCGTCACTATCGACAAGAACCGACTGGACACCTGAGGAGAACTGAGTAGCCAACGAACAGCGACTGACTGGACACCCGAGCGATATCACTCGCTGACGAGCGTCACGTAGTGACCGTCGGGGTCCCGAATGCGGACGCCCTCCTCGACTGACGTGACTGCCAGGGCGTCGTCGGCCACCTCGCGGGCGACGTCGCTCGGGTCGTCGGCCACGACGCCGAAATCGACGTGGACGCCGCCGCGGGCGTCGGCGATACCCAGCCGGGGCGACCAGAGTTCGAGGTCGAACTCGCCGGTGGTGAGGCGAACGCGCCCCTCCTCGCGGCCGTCGTCGACGGTCTCGAAGCCGAGCCGTTCGTACAGGTCGACTGCGGCGTCGAGCTCCTCGACCTCCAGCACGAACTCGAACAGCCCGGTGACGCCGCTGCCGTCGACGTCCCGCTCGCCCAGTTCGACGCAGTTGCCCGCCGGGTCGTAGAAGTACAGCGAGCGGGCCTCGCCGAAGGTCTGCTCGACGAGGTCGAAGCGCTCCCCCAGCCGGTCGTACCAGTCGTCGTACTCGCGCTCGGGCACCGTGAGCGCGTAGTGGGTGTGGAGTCCGCCCCGGGGGACCGCTCCGGGCGCGCGGAGTCGGAGTTCGGTGTCACCGGCCGCGAGAACGGCCTCGGACTCGCCTTCCTCGACGATGTCGAGTTCGAGGAAGGCGTCGTAGAAGACGGTCATACGGTCGACGTCTTTCACCTCCAGCGTGAGCCACTCGGGGGCAGAGAGCATACCGAAGCTTGGTCGGCGGGAGTGAAAACTGTCGGCCCGAGCGGAACCCGTTCCAGCGGAGCTCGTGACCGAGCCCATGAATATTCCAATAAGAACAGAACAGTATTAACACGTTGTGTACTCGTTTTTTGTGACAGTCGGTGTGAATATAATGCGTGTTCAGACACACCCGACGTGAAGCACTGTCCGCGATCGGCACAGTTGGCCTGTGGACGACGCTCGGTTCGGGGCTCGCACTGGGCTCGACGACCGAGTTCACTCGAACGGAGTCTCCGATTCAGAAATCCATCTACGACGTGACCCAGTCCCGCGAGGGGCCGTATATGGTCGCCGCGAACGGGGACGTGCTCGCGCGTCGGGCGACCACGGACTCCGACGACACCGACTACGAACAGGTCCTCGACGCGGGACTGCGGGCCGGGGACAAGACCTTCTACGGAACCGACTCGACGGCCGACGGTCGGAACGTCTGGCTCGCCGGCGAAAGCGGCCGGGTCGGCTACTACGACGCGGTCGACGAGCAGTTCGTCGACTACTCGAACCCCAACGGCCGCTCGACCACCTGGCGCGACGTGGTCGTCGGCGAAGCGGCCGGCGACGACCGGGTCTACCTCTTTGGCAGCGGTGGCGAAGTCATCGTGGGGACACGCGACGGCCCAGGGATGGACTGGACGGACGCCGTCGTGTTCAACGGCGGGAACACAATCTACGGCGCCGCGCTGGTCGAGGAGAACGAGGGGTACTGCTGTGACTCGACGGGGTCGGTGTACGAGACTGTCGACGGCGGGTCGACCTGGAGCGAAATCGGTATCGACGATGTCAGCGTGCCGCTGTACGACGTCGCTGCCTCCGCCCGTGACGCCGTCACCGCCGTCGGTAGCGACGGCGTCGTCTACGAGTACGACGGCGGGAGCTGGACCGAGTACACCCCGGGCTCCAGCGCGATCCGGGGCGTCGACCGCACGACCGACCACCAGGTCGCGGTCGGCGCCGGCGGCGTCGTCTACACCCGGACATCGAGCGGATGGAGCGCCACGGACCTCGACAGCTCGAAGACGCTCCGCGGGGTCGCACTCGACACCACCGGCGACTACCCCGACTCGGTCGGGGGCAACAGCGGTCGGATACTCGAACGCGGTGGCTACAGCGCCTATCCCGACGAGCTTCGGCTCGACGTCGCCGACGGTCGCTCGCTCGACTACGCGTTCGAGGTCTCCGGCCCGACGACGGGCACGAACCGGAACGAACCCGACGACGACGTGACGGAGACCACGACGGGGTTCACGGTCGATGGTACACTGCGGGGCGGTGACTCGGTCGATAACTTCCTGAGAGACGGTGACTCGACCGACCGCTACCGGTACGGCGGGAACGTCTCGGGACTGGCGGTGACCGACGGCTCCGTGGCCGACCTGACGACCGTTCGCAGCGGTACCGAGGTCTCCGTCGAACGGCTGACCGACCGGACATGGGAGCGCGTGTCGACTCCCGTGGACGTGACGCTGTACGAGATAGTCGAGACGAGCGATGGGTTCTACGCCGCCGGTGAGAGCGGTCGCATGGTCAGGACAGGCTCGGATGGAACGTGGCGTATCGTCACGAAAACCGGCGTCAGAGGCGGGGGGAACACCCTCTATGGCGCGGGGGTCACCGACGACCGGGCGGCTGTGTGGGTCGCCGGCGGCAGCGGTGTCGTCGGCCGGATAGACCCGGCGACCGAGGAGGTAACCGACTACTCGAAACCGAACGTCTACACCACGACCTGGACCGACGTCGCCGTCGCCGGTTCCGCGGGCGCCGAGTCGGTGTACCTCGTCAACGGTTCGGGCGAGGTCGTCACGGGGGAGTACGACGACGGAACGCTGACCCTAAACGACCCCGTCAAACCGGGCAACGGCTCCTCTATCCGTGGTGTCACGACTATCGACGAATCGGTCGCCTACGTCTGTGATGGCAACTCGACTGTGTACGAGACCCGCGACGGCGGTGCGAGCTGGACCGACATCGGCGTCGACTGGGCCGGTGTGACACTCTACGACGTGGCCGCGGTCGCGCGTGACGATATCACGGTCGTCGGCGGCAGCGGCCGGCTCTTCCGGTACAACGGTGCGGTCTGGACGCTGACGAAGCTCGGCGGCAACAGCCGCGTCGCCGTCGACCGGCTGGCCGACCGCGGCGTCGCCGTCGGCGGGAGCACGGAGCTGTTCGAGCGTGAAATCGAGGGGTGGACCGAGACCTACGACGGCCGCTCCGACGTGACGCTGTACAGCACCATCGTCGTCCGTACCGACGGCGGGACCGGCAAGTATGCCGTCGGCGGTAACGGTACCGCCCTCAGACAGACGTTCGACGACCCGCTATAGGTCGGCGACCCCACCGGTCCGGGACCGTCGCCTGTTCGTCCGAGTTGGACCATTTATCCACGCCGAGTCCCTACGACCGACCATGCCGATGAAAGAAACCGGGACGGCGACGGGCTGGTCGGAGACGAACCGCTGGGACCGTGGCGCCAGCTGGCTCGCCTACCCCGACGAGACGATGCAGCGGGCGAGCCACGTGCTGGGGACGGACGCCGGTGCCATCGTGGTCGACCCGGTCGACGCCGAGGGCATCGACGACCTCTTCACCGAGTTCGGGGAGGTCGCCGGCGTCATCGTTCTGCTGAACCGCCACAAGCGCGACTGCGCCGAAATCGCGACGCGCCACGACGTGCCGGTGTACGTCCCCGACGCCCTCGCCGGCGTCGAGGACGACATCGACGCGCCGACAGAACGAGTCCGTCGACAGATTCCCGGTACGGACTACGGGATTCACGAGCTCACCAGCAACCCGGCGTGGAAGGAAGCGGCGCTGTATGGCGACGAAGACGACACGCTGGTCGTCCCGGAAGCCGTCGGGACGGCCGACTACTTCCTGGCGGGCGACGAGCGGCTCGGCGTCCACCCGATGTTGCGGTTGACGCCGCCGAGGAAGCTACAGCGGCTGGAGCCCGAGCGACTGCTTGTGGGGCACGGCCACGGTATCATGGACGGCGCCAGCGCGGCCCTGTCTGACGCGGTCAGGGGCTCTCGTGGGCGCATGCCCGGGCTGTACGTCAAAAACCTCAAATCGTTCGTGCTGGGCTGACCGGCGACGGGATTATACGGCCACCCTGCGAACGTCAGTCGTGGTGTACGTTACACGCGGTCTCGTCGAGACGTTGCTGCGGATGGCCCGGGAAGCCGAGCCCGACGACGTGACCATCTCGCTCGCTGTCACCCCGGCCGAGGAGCTCCCAGAAGCGGACTTAGAGCCCGAGACGCCGGTGTTCACGGACTTCTATCTCCCCTCGGCCGGCGGCTCGGTCAACGCCGTCTTCGGGATGGACCTGGGGACGCCGGCCGGCCAGACACACGGTCGCTTCGTCTCCCACTCCGACGGCTACATGGGCGTCAGCGAACTCGACGACCTCCACGAGGTCGTCTTCGTCGCCATCCCGCCCTGGGACACGGACTCCTTCGGCGCCTTCGACCGCTCCGGGCGGAAACAGGAGGTGACGGTGCTGGACATCGAACCGCCCGAGGAGTCTATCGCGTAGCTACCGTTCCGTAACTACTCCAGATAGCCGAGGTCACGGAGCTGGTCCGTGATGTCCTGGAACTGGGCCTCAGTCAGCTCCCCCTCTCGCTGGTGCTCGACGACGATACTCCGCAACAGGAACCGGACGAGGTCCGACGTGCTCGAAAAGCTGGTCCCCTCGATGGTCTCCTCGACGCGTTCGGCGAGGTCTTTCGGTATCGAGACCGTGGTGTAATCGGCCATATCTGAGGCATGCCTCGGGCGCGGAAAACGATTGTGTCACGGCGGCAGCGACAGCGCCGCTGGTGACTCCCTCAGCGAGGCCGGTCGGCCTCGGTGTCGAACTGGCCGGCGGTCGCCGTGCTCGTCGGTGAGAACATCAGCGGCGCGCCGGTGTTTCGCGAGTGCGCTTCGAAATCCGGTGTCGGATACGATTCGTCGTCAGCGGGTGTCGTGATTGTGGTTGTCATCCGGGGGTCGTGTGGGTGTGCTGCGGTGGTCGTCGGTCGAGTCGTCGGGTCGTGGCGAGTGAAGCACGCGTACAAGCATCGGATACCACCTGCTTTCACCCCATCTATAATAAAAGTTCATGATTTACTCGGAAACGAACGCCGATGCCGGTCACGCCCGTCTCAGACGACCAGACTGACCTCGTAGTCCGTGAGGTTCTCGTAGCCGTCTTCGGTGACGACGGCGATGTCCTCGATTCGGATGCCGCCGACCTCGGGGTCGTACAGTCCCGGCTCGATGGTGACGACGTGGCCCGGTTCGAGTTCCCCGCCCGACGGCGAGAGCCGCGGGAGCTCGTGGACGTCGAGGCCGACCCCGTGGCCCGTCGAGTGGATGAAGCCCGTCTCGGCGCGGTCGTCGCTCCGGAGCGTCGGCTCGCCGGCCGCCTCGTACACGTCACAGACCGCGTCGTGGACGTCCTCGCCCGTCGCACCGGGTTCCAGCGCCTCGAAGGCCGCATCCATCGCCCGCTCGGTCAGATCGTACCACTCCGCGACGGTCTCCGTCGGTTCACCCTTGCAGAAGGTCCGGGTCATGTCCGCGTGGTACTTCGTCGTCTTGTCCCGCGGGAAGATATCGACGATGACGGGCTCGCCGGCGGTCAGCGGGCCGCTCCCGCGGTCGTGCGGGTCGGCGGCGTCGCTCCCGCACGCGACGATCGTCTCGTCCAGCGAGCAGCCGTGACGCAGGAGCGTCACCTCTATCTCCTCCTTGACGCGCTCGCTGGTCAGCGGCGCCGCGTCGAACCACAGGTGGCCCTCGTCGGCGACCGAGGCCGTCCGGAGCAGTTCTTCGGCGGCGGCCATCGCCGCCTCGTTCGCCCGCTGGGCGGCCCGCACGTGCTCGATTTCCTCGTCCGTCTTCGTCGCGCGAATCTCGGTGATGACGCCGTCGGTGTCGGGCGTCACCTCGACGCCGCGGTCGCGGAGGCCGTCGGCGGTCCGCAACGGAAACCGCGGCGGAACCGCCACGCTATGGACGCCGTAGGAGTCGAGAAAGCCGGCGAGGACGTGCGAGACTGCTCCCTCGGTCCCGTGCTCTTCGACGAGTTCGGCGTGGTCGAAATCGACGTAGCGCTCGACGCTGTCGGCGCGGGACTCGCGCTTTGCCCGCCCGAACTCCAGACTCCGGGGGAAGAGGAGGTGGGTCTCCCCGTCGTACAGCGTCAGGAACGGGTCGGGCGCGTCGAAGCCCGCGAGGTAGTACTGGTCCGAATCCGTCGAGTCGGCGTCGATGAGGTAGCCGTCGGCGTCCGTCTCGTCGAGATAGGCGTCGAGTTTCGCGAAATCGGGGTCCATGGCTGGCAATCGGGGCGGCGGCGGCAAAGGGCTACCGCTGGTGGCTGAGCTCCGTCAGGACGCGTCCCGGGCCGTCCCGTCGCCGAGGAAGAACGCCGCGGACTGTGCCAGCAGCCACGCCGCCGCGTTGACGAGGTTCAGGGTCAGAACCAGCCCGACCAGCCCGAGCAGCGAGAACAGGAGCGCGTCCGCGAAGGAATCGACGGCCCACTGGCTGACCGTGGTCACGACGTCGACACCGACCAGCAGGTCACCCCACGGAACGGACAGGGACTGCGAGACCGTGACCGACCCCCCGGGGAAGAAACCGATGCGGACGCCCGGCGCGTCGTATAGCAGCGGTGTGGCGACGAGGGTCAGCGCGACCGTCAGCCCCGTGGTGAGGAACGTAAACGCCACGATGCCGACCGGGAAATGCAACAGTAGATACAGGCACTCGCGCCAGGTGGTCCCGTCCAACAGCAGCGCTTTCGTCCGCTCGACGGGGCTCCCGTCCAGAAACGGGTACGACGGATCGGCGAGGTCGGCGTCGAGCAGGTAGCCGGTGAGCCGTCGTTCGACCGCGGCGAACCCGCGTGCCACCAGGAGCGTCAGCAGGAACAGCGGCACACCGACGAGCATGACGGAGAGCGGTATCGCGAGCGAGAAACCGGTCACGAGGACGTTGAAGTAGATGAATCCGAGCGGAAACACCAGCGCCAGATAACAGAGGTGGCGGTAGGTCTGCAGACGGACGGGTGCAGCGCAAACCGACCGGACGGACGGTCGAGGCGGGAGGGAGGACATACCGTCTACCCGTTGTGTCTCGACCC from Halomicroarcula saliterrae carries:
- a CDS encoding sensor domain-containing protein — its product is MSSLPPRPSVRSVCAAPVRLQTYRHLCYLALVFPLGFIYFNVLVTGFSLAIPLSVMLVGVPLFLLTLLVARGFAAVERRLTGYLLDADLADPSYPFLDGSPVERTKALLLDGTTWRECLYLLLHFPVGIVAFTFLTTGLTVALTLVATPLLYDAPGVRIGFFPGGSVTVSQSLSVPWGDLLVGVDVVTTVSQWAVDSFADALLFSLLGLVGLVLTLNLVNAAAWLLAQSAAFFLGDGTARDAS
- a CDS encoding orc1/cdc6 family replication initiation protein — translated: MTSDSSSGPIDDPLFTSGHRIFKNKDLLKIGHVPEADRIVGRDEEISKLAKRLNGAVHGYSPENVMIYGKTGAGKSLVSRHLCQRAKNAAGDDVDIGTAYIDCAEDTTETQVVSSLAMKLNDEGVTDIAVPHTGLSTSKYYKLLWRILDMRFDSVIVILDEIDLMDEDSLLMKLSRAEEAGKITCSIGIIAISNKVQYIDQLNERVKSSFQHKELFFKPYDANQLREIMHNRTDAFQDDVLTDDVIPLAAAFAAQEHGDARKAIDILRHAGEVASESDADTVREAHVRQAQQHAEKDRFRELVSGSPTQAKTALLALTELSLNSAEDSFLTSQVYDQYERICAHVELDILSVRRFRDLLKEQAFLGIVEIEKINKGSAGGIHLQNRLIEDAHIVRETILEDTRMQEWSTE
- a CDS encoding LeuA family protein, with the protein product MRARRDPRRIEFFQGTLDSTSEITDARIFDTTLRDGEQSPRTSFNYEDKREIAAVLDEMGTHVIEAGFPVNSDAEFEAVRDIAESTHVTTCGLARVVEKDIEAALDSGVDMVHTFVSTSDVQLQDSMHATRQEALDSAVESVERITEAGAECMFSPMDATRTSEDFLIEVIEATSDAGADWINIPDTCGVATPRRFYDLIEIVDSHTDARIDVHTHDDFGFASANAVSGFEAGASQAQVSVNGIGERAGNAAYEEVVMALEALYDVNTGIDTTRITELSRLVEEKSDIPVPANKPIVGRNAFSHESGIHAAGVIENSDTFEPGVMTPEMVGAERELVLGKHTGAHSVRERLVDSGYAPTDAEVREVTRRVKEFGAEKQQVTMSELERFAQEVGVDEESEEVRA
- a CDS encoding VOC family protein; translated protein: MLSAPEWLTLEVKDVDRMTVFYDAFLELDIVEEGESEAVLAAGDTELRLRAPGAVPRGGLHTHYALTVPEREYDDWYDRLGERFDLVEQTFGEARSLYFYDPAGNCVELGERDVDGSGVTGLFEFVLEVEELDAAVDLYERLGFETVDDGREEGRVRLTTGEFDLELWSPRLGIADARGGVHVDFGVVADDPSDVAREVADDALAVTSVEEGVRIRDPDGHYVTLVSE
- a CDS encoding DUF5779 family protein translates to MSDFEGLDLQAVEDQMAADEETGGSHRVVLGVLDGTTDDAEWVEAIEEGAVLVLNVDGDMNALASGFARPVKDAGGDLMHFRGFLIVTPAGVTIDKNRLDT
- a CDS encoding ribbon-helix-helix domain-containing protein, with the protein product MADYTTVSIPKDLAERVEETIEGTSFSSTSDLVRFLLRSIVVEHQREGELTEAQFQDITDQLRDLGYLE
- the ilvB gene encoding biosynthetic-type acetolactate synthase large subunit, with translation MSERASVPADEEGDEQTETSDQAPVTTGAQSVVRALENAGAEYIFGVQGGAIMPVYDALYDSDINHVTMAHEQGASHAADAYGIVTGDPGVCFATSGPGATNLVTGIADANMDSDPMIALTGQVPTEFVGNDAFQETDTVGITQPVTKESYFAADSDTVGDNVSEAFALADAGRQGPTLVDLPKDVTQGETDIEPAAPKTPDTYDVQEEADDAAVQEAAEALAAADRPVILSGGGVIKADASSALREFAIEYEIPVITTMPGIGSFPEDHELSLEWAGMHGTGYANMAISNTDCLLAIGTRFDDRLTGGVDSFAPDAEVIHVDIDPAEISKNIFAEYPLIGDARKVLRQLFDAMPRVPDVDEWREQCQTWKSEYPMTYETPDDEPLKPQYVVETFSDLTPDDTIVCTGVGQHQMWASQFWEYTEPRTWVSSHGLGTMGYGVPAAIGAKLAAPDQEVVCFDGDGSFLMTVQGLSVAVREQLDITYVVLNNEAVGMVRQWQDGFYEGRRMASEYPWIPQFDKLAEAFGARGFRLEAQEDVEETIQAAREYDGPSVIDAHIDPGENVFPMVPSGGDNGQFALEEDHLEML
- a CDS encoding M24 family metallopeptidase, which encodes MDPDFAKLDAYLDETDADGYLIDADSTDSDQYYLAGFDAPDPFLTLYDGETHLLFPRSLEFGRAKRESRADSVERYVDFDHAELVEEHGTEGAVSHVLAGFLDSYGVHSVAVPPRFPLRTADGLRDRGVEVTPDTDGVITEIRATKTDEEIEHVRAAQRANEAAMAAAEELLRTASVADEGHLWFDAAPLTSERVKEEIEVTLLRHGCSLDETIVACGSDAADPHDRGSGPLTAGEPVIVDIFPRDKTTKYHADMTRTFCKGEPTETVAEWYDLTERAMDAAFEALEPGATGEDVHDAVCDVYEAAGEPTLRSDDRAETGFIHSTGHGVGLDVHELPRLSPSGGELEPGHVVTIEPGLYDPEVGGIRIEDIAVVTEDGYENLTDYEVSLVV